TGTCCATCAACAGTCAATGGCGCATAGATCCAAATTAAAACTGTTGAAGCTCCAACTAACATTCCTGCTAAAGCGCCCCACGCGGTCATTTTACGCCAATACAAGCTTAAAATAACCAAAGGACCAAATGCAGCACCAAAGCCCGCCCATGCATTGCTAACAAGGCTTAAAATAGAACTATTACGATCATACGCCAAAGCAATCGCCACTAAAGCTACAATCACAACCGAAATACGTCCAACGGTGACTTGCTCTTTATCCGAAGCATTTGCATTTAAAAATATTTTATAAAAATCTTCGGTTAGTGAGCTTGATGTCACGAGCAACTGCGATGAAATTGTACTCATAATAGCGGCGAGAATTGCAGCAAGCAGGAAGCCTGCGATCAATGGATGGAATAATAATTGTGATAACACAATAAAGATGGTTTCAGGATCATCTAATGTCATCCCCGTTTTTGCTACATAAGCAATCCCAACAAAACCAGTCCCTACAGCACCAATGATCGAGACTGTCATCCAACCCATGCCGATATTTCTCGCTGTTGGAATATCTTTCACTGAGCGAATCGCCATAAAACGCACAATAATATGAGGCTGACCAAAATACCCTAACCCCCAAGCCATCGCGGATACAATCCCTACCAACGTAGTACCACTGACAATGTTTAATAAATCAGGATTAATCGCTTGGACGCTATTGACGATTTCAGTTGTGCCACCGACTTCAGAAATAGCCACAATAGGCACTAATATCAAGGCTACAAACATAATACAGCCTTGCACAAAGTCAGTCAGACTCACAGCTAAAAAACCACCAAACAAGGTATAAATGACCACTACGCCGGCTGTCACATACAAGCCAATCTCATAACTAAGCCCAAACGAAGACTCAAAAAGCTTTCCGCCTGCCACCACGCCTGATGAAGTATAAAGAGTGAAGAAAACAATAATAACTAAAGATGAAACCAAGCGCAGCATATGTGAGCGGTCAGCAAAACGATTTTCAAAAAAATCAGGCAAAGTGATTGAATCATTGGCAACCTCAGTAAAGGTTCGTAAACGTGGTGCAACAACTAAATAATTCAATAACGCACCAATCACTAAACCTACAGCAATCCAAGTACTACTTAAGCCACTAATGTACATAGCGCCTGGCAACCCCATTAGCATCCAACCACTCATATCAGATGCACCTGCCGACAGTGCTGTCACACTTGGGCTCAGGCCCCTGCCACCGAGCATATAACCAGAAACATCACTGGTAGACTTGCGGTACGCATAAAAACCGATACCTAACATCACGATAAAATATATCGCTAAAGAAATGAATGTGCCTATCGCCACTCTAACCCCCTAAATGTTGTTATTGTTATTCCACTTACACTCAATTCGAACTCGACTAAAATATAAGGTGAAAATATCACCATGATTTCAGACAAAAAAGGTACGCAGATTGAATCACAGACACTAATATAACATGAGAGGCAAAAAAATGACTGAAAGTGAACAATAACCCCCCAAAAGAATGAGATTGTATAAAATAGTTAATGAAAAATGCCTGCGCATATTTTATATTACCTATTCTAAATAAGAATAAATCAATAGGAAAAAGGTCCAAAGCTTATGTATTTTTATGCAGCTAGACAGCCGATACTCGACAACGAAAAAAATTTATATGCGTATGAATTACTATTTCGAGATGGTCTAGACAACGTTTTTCCGGATGTTGATGGTCATGAAGCAACCACAAAACTGATTGCCGGCAGTCAGTTTGAATTTGGTTTAGAAGACATGACAGCGAATAAGCCCGCTTTTATTAACTTCACCCTTGAAACACTGCTCAAAGGGTATGCCACTATGTGTGATCCTGAGCAGGTTGTAGTCGAAATCCTCGAAACAGTTCAACCCGGAAAACGCTTATTAGCGATCGTCAAAGACTTAAAAGAAAAAGGCTATACCATCGCCTTAGATGACTACATCCATAATCCAGTATGGCGTCATTTTTATCCCTATGTCGATATTATCAAAATTGATTTCCAAGTTCTGAGTGCAGACGAGATTAAAAAAATCCAATCCGACACCAAGGAGTTTCCTCACATCCAATTTTTAGCAGAAAAAGTCGAAACTCATGAGCAATTTGAAACAGCGCAAACATTAGGTTTCAGCTACTTCCAAGGCTATTTTTTCTCTAAACCAGAGGTGATTCAAAGTAAATCGTTAGCGCCATCGGAAATGACTCTTGCTGAACTGCTCTATGAAACATCCAGTGCAGAAATCAACCTTAAGAAAATCACTGAAGTCTTTGAGCGTGATGTTAATTTGTCATACAAACTGCTGCGCTATACAAACTCAGCAGCATTTAAACGCCGTGCAGAAATCAGCACTATCAAACAGGCGTTAGTTGTTCTGGGCGCTGAAGAATTGAAAAAGTTTTTATCTGTCTTATTTGCTGCGCAAGTTTCATCCAATAAGCCAATTGAATTAATGAGCCTATCATTAACCCGTGCTCGGTTTGCTGAGTTAATCGCACAAAGTCATGGGCAAATGAAAGATACCGCGATGGCATTTTTAGCCGGTATGTTATCTCTTATTGACGCGATTTTAGATGAAACAATGGAAAACGCTCTCGCAAAGCTCCCCCTCTCTAACGAAATTAAAGATGCCTTACTGAAAGATGAAGGCGTGTTGGCAGAATATCTTCAGCTTGTGAAGCACTACGAGAAAGCAAATTGGGAATCAGCCAATACGATCATTGAACAGCTGAAGCTTAACCCAAAAGAAGTGCCTGATGCATACCATGACGCGGTACAGTGGGCAAATACACAGCTAGCCGCAATTTCTTAATTAAAAGATTTTAACCATAAAAAAAGCCGATGAATGTCATCGGCTTTTTTATTATAAGTTTTCTAAGAAATCTTCTTCATAGGTCTCCGGCTCTTTTTCAAGGGGCGGGTTACCATCATGTAACTCAAACAATTGACGCTGAAAATAAATATCTTTCATGAAAATATAGGGGTCAAGTGACTCATTAAGCAATGATTCTTGAGCAAATAAAGAAGCACGTGCTTCAAGTGCTTTTAACGCAAACACTAATAGGCTTTGTGGTGTCGTTAATGCTACCTGAGGCACAATAAAGTTATCAACAATATCACCGGTGAAATTACGGGCTGTACTTGGGCCCATAGCAGGTAACATCAGATACGCACCATCTCCAACTCCCCAAACCCCAAGAGTTTGGCCAAAATCCTCTTCTTCTAGCTCTAAGCCTATCTCTGAAGCAACATCAAAAATCCCCAGCACACCAACTGTAGAGTTAATGAGGAAACGTGCCACACTCACTCCTGCATTGCTGGGTTTGCCTTGTAATGCAGCATTTACCCCATCGACTGGCGTCTGTAGATTTTCAATAAAATTGACGATCCCATTTCGAACTGGCTGAGGCGTAATTGTACTGTATCCCACTGCAGCAGGTCGAAGCACATACGCATCAAGCACGTCCATGTTAAAATCATAAACAGGGCGGTTGAGTGCTTGGAGTGGATCGCGCTCATCTTGTTTTTCTTCTGGCACCTGAGCACAGCCCACCAGAGCAAACCAAATGAATAACAATACTGCAGTTTTATACATGCTGTCCCTATTGAATAAGCTGATTAATCATCAACGAAAGTTCCGTTTCGGCGTTTAAGTCAACCACGGTACTTTGACCTTGCAACTCACCAACCTGCACATCAACTTTGTCATCTTTTGAAATACGAGCAGTAACAATGACTTGATCAAACTGCTCCATCGTTAACGATGGCATCATGGCATTTTCTTTCGAAAGCAACACAGTTGTTGGCAAGTCAACATAGGTTAATTTAACAACGGCCAACGGCATTTGTGGCCCTTGAGCTGCTTTTGCAAAAACAAACAAAGTAGCTCCTTCAGGAACATTATTAACCAAATCGTCAGATAAGCTAAGTTTGACCGTTAATTGCCTCGGCTGTAAAGCCATAGTTTGTGAGTTTTTGTTAATACTGTCTTCAACGTTTACATTCAAACGCTGATTTAACTCATCAATTCGTTGCTTAATCATTACATAACGTGGATCAGCTTTTTCCATACTGCTTAATAACAACTCAAAGGCCGCTTTAGCTTCCAGCCAATCTTTTCTTTCGTAAGCAATAAGCGCCAAAAGTGAAATTGCATCCATGTTGGTTGGATTTTTTTGCAGAATTTTTGATAACTTTTTCGCCGCTTTGTTAATTGATTGCTCTGAGCCATCAACCAACAACGCTTGGCTATATGCTAGCATGACATTGACGTTGTCAGGATTGATCTTCAGTGATTTTTCAAAAGCCTGAGTTGCCATGCTCAAATCATTCAAAGACATAGCAACACGCCCAAGTAACATCCAAGCCACTTGATCATCGCCATTAGTTGACAGTTTAGTTCTCAGTCCTAAAGCAAATTGTTGCAACTCGTTTGGCGTAAGTGGATCGCCCGTTTGCATTACCGCTCGCTGACCAAGCTCAGGGAGCTTTTCAACCGCTTCTAACCAGCTTAGCTGTTGTTTATGACTTCCACTAATCCCATAAAAAATAATAGAAAAGCTCAGCATGAATAACACGCCAACACTTGCTAAAACGACATTATTCCCTTTGAGGTTAAATTGCTTTTCTGGCGCAAGCTCATTTAACAAACGCTTTTTAAGTTCAACAATGGCTTGCTGGTAGCCTTCATCAGATAAACGGCTATCTTGCTGCTCTTGGGCCAGTTCAGTTAGGCGTTGATGGTAGATATCAATGCGCTCTGCGTTGGTACCAGGATCCACCGACACTAACGTATCTTTGCGCATAAATGGCAACACAACAAAAACACAACCAAGCAAAATTAACATCCCAGCGTATAAGTAGAACTCGGTCATGATTGCTCTCCCTTACGCTGATATTTATTAATAAGTTCGTTTAATGTGCTCTCATCTTGCTCAGACCACTGTTGCGCTTGCGATGCCTTCTTTTGACGCGCAATAACGGCGCCAAAACCAAATAAAACAAACAATACAGGTAACACCCACAACACTAAGGTTGAGGCTGTAACAGGCGGTTTATAGTGCACAAAATAACCATAGCGATCGATCATAAATTCGATGATCTCATCTTTCCCCTTACCCTCTTCAACTAAAGTAAGGACTTTGTCACGTAAGTCTTTTGCTACGATTGCATCGGAATCAGCAATGTTTTGATTTTGGCATTTAGGACAGCGCAACTCATGCGTTAGCTCTGCAAAAATGTTCTTTTGTTCAGCTGTCGCGAACTGATATTGATCTTCACTGGCATAAACAAACGAAGTAACGAGTAAAGAAATTAAAACAAATGAATACTTCATGGGGATAACTCTGCAATAACCGGAGCAAATTTTGCTCGCCAAACTCGACTATTAATGTCACCGGTGTGGTGTAATAAAATAGTGCCTTTGCTATCAACTAAGAAAGTTTCTGGTGCGCCAGAAACGCCGAGATCTAGCAGCACCGTGCGATTTAGGTCGAGCATATTAAACGCATATGGATTACCAGCTCGCGCAAGCATCTCTGATACCTCAATTTGCAGGTCAGGCAAGCTAAATTGGTCACCAAAGTCTGCATCGTAGCCTTGCTCGAAATATAAGCCGACAATTTTAATACCTTGTTTACGTAGTTCTGTTAAGTAACCCAGTTCAGCAACACAAGTTGGGCACCATGTTCCCCATACATTTAACAGGTAAACGTCGCCCAATAAATCGGTATTACGCCACTGTTTGTCAGGCTGCATCAAATCTGGCAAGGCAAACTCAGGCATTGTTTGACCAATCCTCCCACTTTGTAAGACTCTCGGATCGGAAAACAACCCTTTAAACAAGAAGATACTCAGCAATAAAAAAATGGCCAACGGAGTTAAAAACAGTAACTTACGATTCATGCCATCACTCCTTTGTTACCTGTTGTTTGAGGGGCTTGACGACGACGGTAACGTTTATCGAATAAAATCAAGAAACCGCCTAATGCAATGATAATTCCACCCAGCCACATCCAACGCACAAATGGCTTATGGTAAATACGTAACGACCAGGCTCCATTATCGAACTGCTCACCCAATGCAAGGTACAAATCACGCGTAAAGCCATCATCAATTGCGGCTTCCGTCATAAATTGTTTGCCGATGGTGTATAAGCGCTTTTCAGCGTAAAGCTCGACAACAAATTGATTTTCTTTGAGTACAGTGACAATTCCGGCATGACCAGTAAAGTTTTTGCCTTCTATCGATTTCACACCATCAAAGCGATAATCATATTCGTTAAGGCTTGCAATATCACCTGGATTCATTTTTACAGAGCGATCAACAGAATAAGCCGATGTTAATGCCACGCCTGCAATCACAAAAGCGAAACCAATATGACCCAAAATCATCGCCCAGTAACTTAAGCCTAACTTTTTCAATCCTCGCGAAATCGATGAGGACTCGCTTACTTTCTGGCCAATATCAATGATTGAAGTAACCGCAATCCAAACTGCAAACATCACAGCCACTAAGGTCATCACCTTCACTTCTTCATAACTCGAGAACAACCAAGCTGAAGATACGATCACACTAATTAACCACGACAGAGCATATTTATTAAAAACCAACTTAATTTTATTTTGCTTCCAACGCAGCATCGGCCCAAGCGCCAATAAACAGGCAAAAGGCACGAGCAAAATTGAAAACATTTGGTTAAAGAAAGGCGTACCAATCGAAATTGAACCTAATCCTAATTCTTTGTGTACCAGCGGCAACAAAGTACCCAGTAGGACAATTAACGTGGCAACGACTAAAAAGATATTATTTAACCACAATGCCACTTCTCGAGAAAACAGCTGATATCGACCTTCGCTTTTCACCTCAGCCACACGCAATGCGTACAACAACAAGCTGCCCCCGACGACCACGAGTAAGAAAGCGAGAATAAAGCTGCCTCGAGCTGGATCAGTCGCAAACGCATGCACTGAGACGATAATGCCTGAACGAACAATAAATGTGCCGAGTAAACTTAATGAAAATGCAGCAATAGCTAATAAAACAGTCCACGATTTAAACACACCACGTTTTTCTGTCGCGGATAAGGAATGGATAAGCGCAGTTGCAACCAACCATGGCATTAATGATGCGTTTTCAACCGGATCCCAGAACCACCAGCCACCCCAGCCTAATTCAGCATATGCCCACCAGCTACCAATGGTAATCCCTAGCGTTAAAAATGCCCAAGCTGCCATCGTCCATGGACGAGACCACTTAGCCCATGTGTTATCGAGTTTGCCAGTTAATAAAGCTGCAATAGCGAATGAAAAAGACACCGACAACCCCACATACCCCATGTAGAGTAACGGAGGGTGAATAATCATACCCGGATCTTGTAACAGCGGGTTAAGATCGCGTCCTTCAACAGGGAAGTAAGGCAGTAATGACTCAAATGGACTTGAGAGTAAAAGTGTGTACGACATAAAACCCACACCCAAAAATCCGAGCACACCCAGAACACGCGCACGTAAGAGCCAAGGTAAAGATTTAGATAGCATTGCCACCAAAACAGTCCAAAAGGCTTGTATTAATACCCAGACAAGCATCGCACCTTCATGATTGCCCCAGGTTGACGTTATTTTATAATACCAAGGCAACACAGAGCTTGAGTTGTTTGCCACATAGGCAACGGTAAAGTCATCATGAAGACTGGTATAAACCAGAGCTAAATAAGAGAGAAGTACAAAAACAAATTGACCCATTGCTAATGCAGGTGCAGCCCGCATTAAGCGTAAATTACCAGTGTGTGCGCCCCATAAAGGATAAATGCATAATAAGATGCATAGCGCCATCGCAATAGTAAGCGATAAAAAGCCTAACTCTGGGATCATGACTAACTAATACCCCTTTGGTATGTTGTAAACAGGTTTCTCATGCTTAATGCCTTTAACAGCCTCAGCCACTTCAGCAGGCATGTATTCTTCATCATGCTTAGCAAGTACTTCAAACGCTTCAATCGTATCTGGAGCAGTTAAATGCCCTTGAGCAACAATCCCTTGCCCTTCACGAAATAAATCAGGCAGAATACCTTGATAACGAACGGTCACTAAAGGGCCTGTATCGATAAGCTTAAACTCAACAAAGAGTGAGTCTTCATCTCGTACAACACTGCCTGGCACAACCATGCCGCCAATTCTGAGCTTCTGTCCAACATAAGGTTTTTGCTTGTCAGGACCTTTACCTTCGATTAATTCACTCGGGGTATAAAATAAATTGATATTTTCTTGAAGAGCAAATAAAACTAGCGCAACCGATGTTCCGATCCCAAAAATGATTGCAACAATTGCCATCAATCGTTTTTTTCTACGAGGATTCATGCTTTATCCTCCTGCTGAGCGCGCTTAATTCGGACTTCTCGCTCCAGCTGAGCTTTGATGTTGTTCAGTGTTTGCTTATGACCAAGTATACTCGACACGACTATCCCTGCTAAAAGTAAAAAGCAACTTCCATAAGACAGCCAAACAAAAAAGCCATAACCGCCCATCGCAATAAACTCTGAAAAAGAACTAAACTGCATTGTGATCTCCACTGACTAGCGCTTTCACCCAGGGGCGGTGCTTTTCACGCAACAAAATTTCATTTTTTAATCGAATTAACGTAACCGTACCAACCAAAGTAGCAAAAGCCGCAATGTTAACCATCAAAGGCCAAAACATGGACTTATCTATGGCCGATGAATCAAATTTAGTAATCGTCGCTCCTTGATGAAGGGTATTCCACCACTCAACAGAAAAATGAATGATAGGTAAGTTTACCACTCCCACAATCGCTAAAATACTCGCAGCGCGTCCTGCTGAGGCTTTATCTTCGAACGCGTGATAAAGGGAAATAACTCCTAAATAAAGAAATAATAAAATGAGCTCCGAGGTTAATCGCGCATCCCACACCCACCAAGCGCCCCACATAGGTTTACCCCAAGCAGCCCCTGTAATTAAAGCTATGGCGGTAACGACAGCTCCAACAGGTGCAATAGCGATAACAGCGAGTTCTGCATTTCGAATTTGCCACACTAATGCAATGAATGCCGCGATGGCCATCGATGAATACGCTCCCATCGACAAAATAGCAGATGGCACATGGATAAAAATAATCCGATAACTATCTTTTTGCTGATAATCGGCAGGAGCAAAAGCAAGTCCCCACACCCATCCAACAACCAA
The genomic region above belongs to Pseudoalteromonas ulvae UL12 and contains:
- the putP gene encoding sodium/proline symporter PutP; the protein is MAIGTFISLAIYFIVMLGIGFYAYRKSTSDVSGYMLGGRGLSPSVTALSAGASDMSGWMLMGLPGAMYISGLSSTWIAVGLVIGALLNYLVVAPRLRTFTEVANDSITLPDFFENRFADRSHMLRLVSSLVIIVFFTLYTSSGVVAGGKLFESSFGLSYEIGLYVTAGVVVIYTLFGGFLAVSLTDFVQGCIMFVALILVPIVAISEVGGTTEIVNSVQAINPDLLNIVSGTTLVGIVSAMAWGLGYFGQPHIIVRFMAIRSVKDIPTARNIGMGWMTVSIIGAVGTGFVGIAYVAKTGMTLDDPETIFIVLSQLLFHPLIAGFLLAAILAAIMSTISSQLLVTSSSLTEDFYKIFLNANASDKEQVTVGRISVVIVALVAIALAYDRNSSILSLVSNAWAGFGAAFGPLVILSLYWRKMTAWGALAGMLVGASTVLIWIYAPLTVDGQTLSAWMYEIVPGFILSTIAIVAVSKLTTINDPVVEEQFDAMLTHHQ
- a CDS encoding EAL and HDOD domain-containing protein; protein product: MYFYAARQPILDNEKNLYAYELLFRDGLDNVFPDVDGHEATTKLIAGSQFEFGLEDMTANKPAFINFTLETLLKGYATMCDPEQVVVEILETVQPGKRLLAIVKDLKEKGYTIALDDYIHNPVWRHFYPYVDIIKIDFQVLSADEIKKIQSDTKEFPHIQFLAEKVETHEQFETAQTLGFSYFQGYFFSKPEVIQSKSLAPSEMTLAELLYETSSAEINLKKITEVFERDVNLSYKLLRYTNSAAFKRRAEISTIKQALVVLGAEELKKFLSVLFAAQVSSNKPIELMSLSLTRARFAELIAQSHGQMKDTAMAFLAGMLSLIDAILDETMENALAKLPLSNEIKDALLKDEGVLAEYLQLVKHYEKANWESANTIIEQLKLNPKEVPDAYHDAVQWANTQLAAIS
- a CDS encoding MlaA family lipoprotein, which codes for MYKTAVLLFIWFALVGCAQVPEEKQDERDPLQALNRPVYDFNMDVLDAYVLRPAAVGYSTITPQPVRNGIVNFIENLQTPVDGVNAALQGKPSNAGVSVARFLINSTVGVLGIFDVASEIGLELEEEDFGQTLGVWGVGDGAYLMLPAMGPSTARNFTGDIVDNFIVPQVALTTPQSLLVFALKALEARASLFAQESLLNESLDPYIFMKDIYFQRQLFELHDGNPPLEKEPETYEEDFLENL
- the ccmI gene encoding c-type cytochrome biogenesis protein CcmI, whose amino-acid sequence is MTEFYLYAGMLILLGCVFVVLPFMRKDTLVSVDPGTNAERIDIYHQRLTELAQEQQDSRLSDEGYQQAIVELKKRLLNELAPEKQFNLKGNNVVLASVGVLFMLSFSIIFYGISGSHKQQLSWLEAVEKLPELGQRAVMQTGDPLTPNELQQFALGLRTKLSTNGDDQVAWMLLGRVAMSLNDLSMATQAFEKSLKINPDNVNVMLAYSQALLVDGSEQSINKAAKKLSKILQKNPTNMDAISLLALIAYERKDWLEAKAAFELLLSSMEKADPRYVMIKQRIDELNQRLNVNVEDSINKNSQTMALQPRQLTVKLSLSDDLVNNVPEGATLFVFAKAAQGPQMPLAVVKLTYVDLPTTVLLSKENAMMPSLTMEQFDQVIVTARISKDDKVDVQVGELQGQSTVVDLNAETELSLMINQLIQ
- a CDS encoding cytochrome c-type biogenesis protein, which produces MKYSFVLISLLVTSFVYASEDQYQFATAEQKNIFAELTHELRCPKCQNQNIADSDAIVAKDLRDKVLTLVEEGKGKDEIIEFMIDRYGYFVHYKPPVTASTLVLWVLPVLFVLFGFGAVIARQKKASQAQQWSEQDESTLNELINKYQRKGEQS
- a CDS encoding redoxin family protein; protein product: MNRKLLFLTPLAIFLLLSIFLFKGLFSDPRVLQSGRIGQTMPEFALPDLMQPDKQWRNTDLLGDVYLLNVWGTWCPTCVAELGYLTELRKQGIKIVGLYFEQGYDADFGDQFSLPDLQIEVSEMLARAGNPYAFNMLDLNRTVLLDLGVSGAPETFLVDSKGTILLHHTGDINSRVWRAKFAPVIAELSP
- a CDS encoding heme lyase CcmF/NrfE family subunit, which translates into the protein MIPELGFLSLTIAMALCILLCIYPLWGAHTGNLRLMRAAPALAMGQFVFVLLSYLALVYTSLHDDFTVAYVANNSSSVLPWYYKITSTWGNHEGAMLVWVLIQAFWTVLVAMLSKSLPWLLRARVLGVLGFLGVGFMSYTLLLSSPFESLLPYFPVEGRDLNPLLQDPGMIIHPPLLYMGYVGLSVSFSFAIAALLTGKLDNTWAKWSRPWTMAAWAFLTLGITIGSWWAYAELGWGGWWFWDPVENASLMPWLVATALIHSLSATEKRGVFKSWTVLLAIAAFSLSLLGTFIVRSGIIVSVHAFATDPARGSFILAFLLVVVGGSLLLYALRVAEVKSEGRYQLFSREVALWLNNIFLVVATLIVLLGTLLPLVHKELGLGSISIGTPFFNQMFSILLVPFACLLALGPMLRWKQNKIKLVFNKYALSWLISVIVSSAWLFSSYEEVKVMTLVAVMFAVWIAVTSIIDIGQKVSESSSISRGLKKLGLSYWAMILGHIGFAFVIAGVALTSAYSVDRSVKMNPGDIASLNEYDYRFDGVKSIEGKNFTGHAGIVTVLKENQFVVELYAEKRLYTIGKQFMTEAAIDDGFTRDLYLALGEQFDNGAWSLRIYHKPFVRWMWLGGIIIALGGFLILFDKRYRRRQAPQTTGNKGVMA
- the ccmE gene encoding cytochrome c maturation protein CcmE, translating into MNPRRKKRLMAIVAIIFGIGTSVALVLFALQENINLFYTPSELIEGKGPDKQKPYVGQKLRIGGMVVPGSVVRDEDSLFVEFKLIDTGPLVTVRYQGILPDLFREGQGIVAQGHLTAPDTIEAFEVLAKHDEEYMPAEVAEAVKGIKHEKPVYNIPKGY
- the ccmD gene encoding heme exporter protein CcmD, whose product is MQFSSFSEFIAMGGYGFFVWLSYGSCFLLLAGIVVSSILGHKQTLNNIKAQLEREVRIKRAQQEDKA
- a CDS encoding heme ABC transporter permease — encoded protein: MWKWLHPYAKAETAYRLCNLFLPYFAVITVILLVVGWVWGLAFAPADYQQKDSYRIIFIHVPSAILSMGAYSSMAIAAFIALVWQIRNAELAVIAIAPVGAVVTAIALITGAAWGKPMWGAWWVWDARLTSELILLFLYLGVISLYHAFEDKASAGRAASILAIVGVVNLPIIHFSVEWWNTLHQGATITKFDSSAIDKSMFWPLMVNIAAFATLVGTVTLIRLKNEILLREKHRPWVKALVSGDHNAV